From one Lineus longissimus chromosome 3, tnLinLong1.2, whole genome shotgun sequence genomic stretch:
- the LOC135484994 gene encoding uncharacterized protein LOC135484994 translates to MDLTTCVGGLESRKTGLLDKSGQLEKTRVFGAEATDNMDFTACVGGLESRKTGLMDKTGQLERTRVFGAEATDNMDFTACVGGLESRKTGLMDKTGQLDKTRVFGADATGDMDFTTCIGGLESKKTGLMDKTGQFEKTRVFGPEATGNMDFTTCVGGFDDTVLADAHIDLVDDQDSDDDVITSTLPQLPETLACVPVSSAQGGAIDRKDWSRETSVSRRGSDFIESSQYSKKELNSSKFLGNETVAGSVYAEDSDEEVIVSSLPGATEVPTAKIKQQSSDGPTTAEDEQASPKRLLCSENGDSRADKKRKLTIRDEVVVAESDEDSDEVFKKPGNNDPVNTAPRKQCAIASDEDILSEKPPDDMENVTFELPSFLSQTVGDVSIDPTAKSLLTNITMNSVLYMTKDSIKNLSDLREFAGILKGAFLTSRRSVIKPVQCRPPESLAEHLQNKIINATQIEVYEWACQRAEEVIKSLRTSVAEVEEQANEELQSFFESIAGMTADQQRDLKQKTKALMDTCKTSAKTALKEWKIKLVKRMVERYQEDTEELANVVESIKEATVKIDTHISSLEEVEKSLDDEIKELEWLDSISVDDLESFVKKKEQVSFLQKELNDKEMKLRVLEMEEKACLIKEEEEKGKLADARELVEKRRTEATHAQGLVGDIARLQDKYKRLGMYCEGELLYFDETRWEIGFLSKSLVMTLTFGEMYPDKTGPLQNREIKEINFLSYLPDDAQSLHSFIHKSLLVKALKEFDDSEYPSTRHIRQLMNWVSHPCVRAHGLMKEIHRIEELKNVLKVTYKDGRIHITYSCWEAFNKFTQSIDVNLLTYPHQLLDVIYIHGIGSNRLLLFSIASLISVLFWMS, encoded by the exons ATGGACCTCACTACCTGTGTTGGGGGTCTAGAGAGCAGGAAGACTGGACTTCTGGACAAATCAGGACAGCTGGAGAAAACCAGGGTGTTCGGTGCAGAAGCAACTGACAATATGGACTTCACTGCCTGTGTTGGGGGTCTAGAGAGCAGAAAGACTGGACTTATGGACAAAACAGGACAGCTTGAGAGAACCAGGGTGTTCGGTGCAGAAGCAACTGACAATATGGACTTCACTGCCTGTGTTGGGGGGCTTGAGAGCAGGAAGACTGGACTTATGGACAAAACGGGACAGCTTGATAAAACCAGGGTGTTTGGTGCAGACGCTACTGGCGATATGGACTTCACTACCTGTATTGGGGGTCTGGAGAGCAAGAAGACTGGACTTATGGACAAAACAGGACAGTTTGAGAAAACCAGGGTGTTTGGCCCCGAAGCTACAGGTAACATGGACTTCACTACATGTGTTGGTGGATTTGATGACACTGTGCTTGCCGATGCACacattgatcttgttgatgacCAAGACTCAGATGATGATGTCATAACCAGCACATTGCCTCAACTTCCCGAGACATTGGCTTGTGTTCCTGTTTCTTCAGCTCAAGGAGGCGCCATTGATCGTAAGGATTGGTCAAGAGAGACAAGTGTCAGTAGACGTGGGTCTGATTTCATTGAGAGTTCTCAATACTCCAAAAAAGAATTGAATTCATCAAAATTCCTTGGGAATGAAACAGTGGCTGGTTCTGTGTATGCAGAGGATTCGGATGAAGAAGTCATTGTCAGTTCTTTGCCAGGAGCGACTGAAGTTCCAACGGCAAAGATCAAACAGCAATCGAGTGATGGGCCTACCACGGCAGAAGATGAGCAGGCAAGTCCGAAACGTTTGTTGTGCAGTGAAAATGGTGACTCTCGTGCTGATAAGAAGAGGAAATTGACCATTCGTGACGAGGTGGTGgtggcagaaagtgacgaagaTAGTGATGAAGTGTTCAAGAAACCTGGCAACAATGATCCAGTGAATACAG CCCCAAGAAAACAGTGCGCAATAGCTTCAGATGAGGACATACTATCAGAAAAGCCCCCAGATGACATGGAAAATGTGACGTTTGAATTGCCGAGTTTCCTGAGCCAGACTGTTGGTGATGTTTCTATTGATCCTACTGCTAAATCCCTGCTGACGAATATCACTATGAACAGT GTGCTCTATATGACCAAAGATTCCATCAAGAATTTGTCGGATTTACGAGAGTTTGCAGGGATTCTCAAAGGTGCTTTTCTGACATCCAGACGGAGTGTGATAAAGCCGGTACAGTGTCGACCACCTGAGAGCCTAGCTGAGCATCTCCAGAACAAGATCATAAATGCCACGCAGATTGAGGTATACGAGTGGGCTTGTCAGCGGGCGGAGGAAGTCATCAAAAG CCTGAGGACTTCTGTTGCTGAAGTAGAAGAGCAGGCCAATGAAGAGCTGCAGAGCTTCTTTGAATCCATTGCCGGGATGACTGCAGATCAG CAAAGAGATCTGAAGCAGAAAACGAAAGCTCTGATGGACACATGTAAGACGTCTGCCAAGACCGCACTGAAGGAATGGAAGATCAAGCTGGTCAAGAGGATGGTGGAGAGGTATCAGGAAGACACGGAAGAATTAGCCAATGTCGTCGAGTCCATTAAAGAAGCGACTGTCAAGATTGATACCCACATATCCTCGCTTGAGGAAG ttgAGAAAAGTCTGGATGATGAAATAAAAGAGCTCGAGTGGCTGGACAGCATCAGCGTAGATGATCTGGAAAGCTTCGTCAAGAAAAAGGAACAAGTTTCTTTTCTCCAAAAAG AATTGAATGACAAAGAAATGAAGTTGAGGGTATTGGAGATGGAAGAGAAAGCTTGTCTGAttaaggaggaggaggagaagggAAAACTGGCTGATGCGAGGGAACTGGTGGAGAAGAGAAGAACAGAAGCGACGCACGCCCAAGGTTTGGTGGGCGATATCGCCAGGTTGCAAGACAAGTATAAGCGCCTTGGAAT GTACTGTGAGGGTGAACTGCTATACTTTGACGAAACCAGATGGGAGATTGGTTTTCTCAGCAAGAGTCTTGTGATGACTCTAACCTTCGGTGAAATGTACCCAGACAAGACTGGACCACTACAAAATAGAGAGATTAAGGAGATTAATTTCCTTTCCTATTTACCAG ATGATGCCCAATCCCTACACAGCTTCATCCACAAATCCCTACTCGTGAAAGCGCTCAAGGAGTTTGACGATTCTGAATATCCTAGTACAAGACATATCAGACAG CTGATGAACTGGGTTTCCCATCCCTGCGTTCGAGCACATGGCTTAATGAAGGAAATACATCGCATAGAGGAGTTGAAAAATGTCCTCAAGGTGACTTACAAGGACGGCAG AATACATATCACCTACTCCTGCTGGGAAGCATTTAACAAGTTTACTCAGTCTATTGACGTGAACCTCCTCACATATCCTCATCAGCTGCTCGATGTTATTTACATACATGGAATAGGATCTAATAGGTTGTTGTTATTTTCAATAGCAAGTTTAATCAGTGTGCTGTTCTGGAtgtcttaa
- the LOC135484995 gene encoding uncharacterized protein LOC135484995 translates to MDLSGHKLDETTFMKKSGSTVRNPAYSRSHNVIPQLYVMEWKTDMANRNLIIKNAETGGIPHHEHDENLYLEKREQMSYNVENRTRVDARYQLPPRSVMLRPNFHHPTSKYQSSLMYRRDDK, encoded by the exons ATGGATTTATCAGGACATAAACTCGATGAAACAACTTTTATGAAGAAGTCTGGCAGTACCGTTAG GAACCCAGCTTACTCCAGATCTCACAATGTGATCCCTCAACTCTATGTGATGGAATGGAAGACTGATATGGCCAATAGGAATCTCATTATTAAG AATGCAGAAACAGGAGGAATCCCTCACCACGAGCATGATGAAAATTTATATCTGGAGAAACGAGAACAGATGTCCTACAATGTAGAAAACCGTACCAGGGTGGATGCTCGCTACCAGTTGCCCCCAAGGAGTGTGATGCTGCGACCCAACTTCCATCATCCAACTTCGAAATACCAGAGCTCTTTGATGTACCGAAGAGATGACAAATAA